The Eptesicus fuscus isolate TK198812 chromosome 17, DD_ASM_mEF_20220401, whole genome shotgun sequence genome has a window encoding:
- the UBE2D1 gene encoding ubiquitin-conjugating enzyme E2 D1 isoform X2, with translation MALKRIQKELSDLQRDPPAHCSAGPVGDDLFHWQATIMGPPDSAYQGGVFFLTVHFPTDYPFKPPKIAFTTKIYHPNINSNGSICLDILRSQWSPALTVSKVLLSICSLLCDPNPDDPLVPDIAQIYKSDKEKYNRHAREWTQKYAM, from the exons GAATTAAGTGACCTACAGCGtgacccacctgctcactgctccgcCGGACCTGTGGGAGACGACT tGTTCCACTGGCAAGCAACTATTATGGGACCT CCTGATAGCGCATATCAAGGCGGAGTCTTCTTTCTCACTGTACACTTTCCGACAGACTATCCTTTTAAACCAccaaag ATTGCTTTCACAACAAAAATTTATCATCCAAACATAAACAGTAATGGAAGTATTTGTCTTGATATCCTGAGGTCACAGTGGTCACCAGCTCTGACTGTATCAAAAG TTTTATTGTCCATATGTTCTCTACTTTGTGATCCTAATCCAGATGACCCCTTAGTACCAGATATTGCACAAATCTATAAATCAGACAAAGAAAA ATACAACAGACACGCAAGAGAATGGACTCAGAAATAtgcaatgtaa
- the UBE2D1 gene encoding ubiquitin-conjugating enzyme E2 D1 isoform X3 — MALKRIQKELSDLQRDPPAHCSAGPVGDDLFHWQATIMGPIAFTTKIYHPNINSNGSICLDILRSQWSPALTVSKVLLSICSLLCDPNPDDPLVPDIAQIYKSDKEKLSHIDPIIGIRMITAHKHRKVEYTVLCR; from the exons GAATTAAGTGACCTACAGCGtgacccacctgctcactgctccgcCGGACCTGTGGGAGACGACT tGTTCCACTGGCAAGCAACTATTATGGGACCT ATTGCTTTCACAACAAAAATTTATCATCCAAACATAAACAGTAATGGAAGTATTTGTCTTGATATCCTGAGGTCACAGTGGTCACCAGCTCTGACTGTATCAAAAG TTTTATTGTCCATATGTTCTCTACTTTGTGATCCTAATCCAGATGACCCCTTAGTACCAGATATTGCACAAATCTATAAATCAGACAAAGAAAA gtTAAGTCACATTGACCCAATAATTGGTATACGTATGATTACTGCACATAAGCATAGGAAGGTAGAGTATACTGTTTTATGTAGATAG
- the UBE2D1 gene encoding ubiquitin-conjugating enzyme E2 D1 isoform X1: protein MALKRIQKELSDLQRDPPAHCSAGPVGDDLFHWQATIMGPPDSAYQGGVFFLTVHFPTDYPFKPPKIAFTTKIYHPNINSNGSICLDILRSQWSPALTVSKVLLSICSLLCDPNPDDPLVPDIAQIYKSDKEKLSHIDPIIGIRMITAHKHRKVEYTVLCR from the exons GAATTAAGTGACCTACAGCGtgacccacctgctcactgctccgcCGGACCTGTGGGAGACGACT tGTTCCACTGGCAAGCAACTATTATGGGACCT CCTGATAGCGCATATCAAGGCGGAGTCTTCTTTCTCACTGTACACTTTCCGACAGACTATCCTTTTAAACCAccaaag ATTGCTTTCACAACAAAAATTTATCATCCAAACATAAACAGTAATGGAAGTATTTGTCTTGATATCCTGAGGTCACAGTGGTCACCAGCTCTGACTGTATCAAAAG TTTTATTGTCCATATGTTCTCTACTTTGTGATCCTAATCCAGATGACCCCTTAGTACCAGATATTGCACAAATCTATAAATCAGACAAAGAAAA gtTAAGTCACATTGACCCAATAATTGGTATACGTATGATTACTGCACATAAGCATAGGAAGGTAGAGTATACTGTTTTATGTAGATAG